In the genome of Perca fluviatilis chromosome 4, GENO_Pfluv_1.0, whole genome shotgun sequence, one region contains:
- the ankrd52b gene encoding serine/threonine-protein phosphatase 6 regulatory ankyrin repeat subunit C isoform X1, producing the protein MELRNIKDQSPLVQAIFSRNAEEVTFLLNHNEDVNSLDQVQSTPLHAAAYLGDVHTMDLLITSGANVNAKDQCLLTPLHRAAASRNEKAVGLLLKHRAEVNTQDKYLHTPLHMAAAKWAIGCAQALIPHVCGLDVADRSGRTPLHHAAHSGHEELVNLLLSKGANVSAKDKKERQAIHWAAYIGHVEVVKLLVSHGADVMCKDKCGYTPLHAAAASGQLDVVKYLLRLVVETDEPNVFGNTALHMACHTGQDAVATELVNCGANINQPNHNGSTPLHLSAASSSGVLCLELLINNGADVNVQNKEGKSPLHMASMHGRFTGSQILIQNGGEIDCADMFGNTPLHVAARYGQELLVSTLLTNGADKTRQGIHGMLPLHLAVLYGFPDCCRKLLSNGHFYIMPSQVPSTGDDINFLDDHGRTCLHAAASGGNVDCLNLLLNSAAAELDVKDHLGRSPLHYAAANGNSQCTISLVRAGAEVNELDLTGCSPLHYAAASHTFCGEETNSEPDHSEGKEQEASLCLDFLLDSGANPTLKNSNGYSAVHYAAAYGNKQHLELLLEISFNCLEEVESNIPVSPLHLAAYYGHREALRLLCETLVSLDVRDIEGRTALHLAARRGFAPCVEVLLKHQASYTLKEHKRKWTALHAAAAEGQMDCLLLLVNGEQSADIIDSPDTQGQTALMLAALGRHTDCVHILLEKGAKADAADKKGFTALHRAAMLGSEDCVSALLEHGASALCRDSQGRTPLHLVASRGHTELLRTLLKAATKADPLDSILDYRGYTPAHWAAHHGREGCLHILLENNLFSNQEGNLFTALHCALVNGHDVAAGLLVKTVGPQIVNVSDAKGRTPLHAAAYSGNVAGLQLVLAQGAEVNAVDHCGCSAVMVAAACGQTMAVEFLLHKAKPDLTLVDVNNNTALHLACIKGHEMCALLILGEISDSSLINATNSALQMPLHIAARKGLATVVQVLLSRGAAVMAVDEEGHTPALACAPNKNVADCLALILSTMKPFSPREAGAGTASHFNPILKNCGIAATCGSSSNLCHA; encoded by the exons ATGGAGTTAAGAAATATCAAGGACCAG tctcCATTGGTCCAGGCTATATTCAGCCGGAACGCAGAAGAagtgacatttttgttgaaCCATAATGAAGATGTCAATTCACTG gACCAAGTACAAAGCACACCCCTTCATGCTGCTGCTTATTTGGGTGATGTCCACACTATGGACCTACTTATTACTTCAg GTGCAAATGTCAACGCTAAGGACCAGTGTTTGCTGACTCCTTTACATCGAGCAGCTGCCTCTCGAAATGAA AAAGCTGTGGGGTTACTACTAAAGCACAGAGCGGAGGTCAACACACAGGACAAGTACTTGCATACACCTTTACACATGGCAGCTGCGAAGTGGGCCATAGGCTGCGCTCAAGCTCTGATACCACATGTGTGCGGCCTGGATGTTGCCGACAGGTCAGGAAGGACACCACTGCATCATGCAGCGCACAGCGGCCATGAAGAG TTGGTGAACTTGCTCCTGAGCAAAGGTGCCAATGTGAGTGCCAAAGATAAGAAGGAAAGGCAGGCAATCCACTGGGCTGCATACATTG GCCATGTGGAGGTTGTGAAGCTGCTGGTGTCTCACGGTGCTGATGTGATGTGCAAGGACAAATGTGGTTACACTCCGCTCCACGCTGCAGCTGCCAGTGGACAGTTAGACGTGGTCAAATATCTATTGAGACTGGTGGTGGAG ACTGATGAACCTAACGTTTTTGGGAACACAGCGCTCCACATGGCCTGTCACACGGGGCAGGACGCTGTGGCCACTGAACTGGTGAACTGTGGTGCCAACATCAATCAGCCCAACCACAACGGCAGCACGCCGCTGCATCTGTCTGCCGCCTCCTCCAGCGGGGTGCTGTGTCTCGAGCTGCTAATCAACAATGGTGCTGATGTCAACGTGCAG AATAAAGAAGGAAAGAGCCCTCTGCATATGGCTTCTATGCACGGGCGGTTCACGGGCTCCCAGATTCTGATCCAAAATG GCGGGGAGATTGACTGTGCTGATATGTTTGGAAACACGCCTCTTCATGTTGCTGCCAGATATGGTCAGGAGTTGCTGGTCAGCACTCTTCTGACAAACGGTGCTGATAAGACCAG ACAGGGGATTCATGGGATGCTTCCACTGCATTTGGCGGTGCTCTACGGATTTCCAGACTGTTGTCGAAAGTTACTGTCCAATG GCCATTTTTACATCATGCCGTCTCAAGTGCCGTCAACTGGGGATGATATAAACTTCTTAGACGACCACGGAAGGACTTGCCTGCATGCAGCTGCTTCTGGAgg AAATGTTGACTGTCTGAACTTGCTGTTAAATAGTGCTGCTGCTGAACTGGATGTAAAAGATCATTTGGGAAG ATCTCCTTTGCACTATGCTGCAGCTAACGGTAACAGCCAATGCACCATCTCCCTGGTGAGAGCCGGCGCGGAGGTCAATGAGCTGGATCTGACGGGTTGCAGCCCTCTGCACTAcgctgctgcttcacacaccTTTTGTGG AGAGGAAACGAACTCTGAGCCTGACCACAGTGAGGGAAAGGAACAAGAAGCCTCTCT gtgtttaGACTTCTTGCTTGACAGTGGGGCGAACCCAACTCTGAAGAACAGTAACGGTTACAGTGCCGTCCACTATGCAGCAGCTTACGGCAACAAACAGCATCTGGAACTG CTCCTGGAGATTTCGTTCAACTGTCTAGAAGAGGTTGAAAGTAATATTCCAGTCAGTCCTTTGCACTTAGCT GCGTATTATGGTCACCGTGAGGCACTGCGGTTGCTTTGTGAGACATTGGTGAGTCTGGATGTGCGGGACATTGAAGGCAGAACTGCCCTCCACCTGGCTGCTCGGAGAGGTTTTGCCCCATGTGTGGAGGTGCTGCTGAAGCATCAAGCCTCTTACACACTGAAGGAGCACAAGCGCAAGTGGACGGCTCTCCatgctgcag CTGCTGAGGGCCAAATGGACTGTCTGCTTTTATTGGTCAACGGGGAACAAAGTGCTGACATCATCGACAGTCCAGATACACAGGGACA GACGGCTCTCATGCTGGCAGCTTTGGGACGGCACACCGATTGCGTCCACATCCTGTTGGAGAAAGGAGCAAAGGCTGATGCTGCAGACAAAAAGGGCTTTACTGCATTACACAGAGCT GCCATGTTGGGCAGTGAGGACTGTGTATCTGCTCTGTTGGAACATGGGGCCTCTGCTCTGTGTAGAGACTCTCAGGGAAGGACCCCGCTGCACCTTGTAGCGTCCCGCGGCCACACGGAGCTACTTCGAACTTTGCTAAAAGCTGCTACGAAAGCTGACCCTCTGGACTCCATATTGGACTACAGAGGCTACACTCCCGCCCACTGGGCTGCCCACCACG GGCGTGAAGGATGTTTACACATTTTACTTGAAAACAATCTTTTTAGCAACCAGGAGGGAAATCTCTTCACCGCATTGCACTGTGCTCT AGTTAATGGACATGATGTTGCTGCTGGACTTCTAGTGAAGACTGTTGGCCCTCAAATTGTTAACGTTAGCGATGCCAAAGGAAG gaccCCGCTGCATGCTGCTGCTTATTCAGGAAATGTTGCTGGGCTCCAGCTGGTCCTGGCCCAGGGAGCTGAAGTCAATGCTGTGGATCATTGTGGATGCTCTGCTGTGATGGTTGCTGCTGCCTGCGGGCAGACTATGGCTGTTG aattcTTGCTGCACAAAGCGAAGCCAGACCTGACCCTGGTGGATGTCAATAATAACACTGCCCTTCACTTAGCCTGCATTAAg GGTCATGAGATGTGTGCCCTGTTGATCCTTGGAGAGATCAGCGACTCCTCCCTCATAAATGCAACAAACAGCGCTCTCCAAAT GCCCCTTCACATTGCAGCAAGGAAAGGCCTGGCGACTGTAGTGCAGGTGTTATTGAGCAGAGGAGCAGCAGTCATGGCTGTAGATGAGGAAG GCCACACGCCGGCTCTGGCCTGTGCCCCAAACAAGAACGTGGCAGACTGTCTGGCCCTGATCCTCTCCACCATGAAGCCTTTCTCACCGAGAGAGGCCGGCGCCGGTACAGCCTCTCACTTCAACCCCATCCTGAAGAACTGCGGCATTGCTGCCACCTGTGGGTCCAGCAGTAACTTGTGCCACGCCTAA
- the ankrd52b gene encoding serine/threonine-protein phosphatase 6 regulatory ankyrin repeat subunit C isoform X2 has product MDLLITSGANVNAKDQCLLTPLHRAAASRNEKAVGLLLKHRAEVNTQDKYLHTPLHMAAAKWAIGCAQALIPHVCGLDVADRSGRTPLHHAAHSGHEELVNLLLSKGANVSAKDKKERQAIHWAAYIGHVEVVKLLVSHGADVMCKDKCGYTPLHAAAASGQLDVVKYLLRLVVETDEPNVFGNTALHMACHTGQDAVATELVNCGANINQPNHNGSTPLHLSAASSSGVLCLELLINNGADVNVQNKEGKSPLHMASMHGRFTGSQILIQNGGEIDCADMFGNTPLHVAARYGQELLVSTLLTNGADKTRQGIHGMLPLHLAVLYGFPDCCRKLLSNGHFYIMPSQVPSTGDDINFLDDHGRTCLHAAASGGNVDCLNLLLNSAAAELDVKDHLGRSPLHYAAANGNSQCTISLVRAGAEVNELDLTGCSPLHYAAASHTFCGEETNSEPDHSEGKEQEASLCLDFLLDSGANPTLKNSNGYSAVHYAAAYGNKQHLELLLEISFNCLEEVESNIPVSPLHLAAYYGHREALRLLCETLVSLDVRDIEGRTALHLAARRGFAPCVEVLLKHQASYTLKEHKRKWTALHAAAAEGQMDCLLLLVNGEQSADIIDSPDTQGQTALMLAALGRHTDCVHILLEKGAKADAADKKGFTALHRAAMLGSEDCVSALLEHGASALCRDSQGRTPLHLVASRGHTELLRTLLKAATKADPLDSILDYRGYTPAHWAAHHGREGCLHILLENNLFSNQEGNLFTALHCALVNGHDVAAGLLVKTVGPQIVNVSDAKGRTPLHAAAYSGNVAGLQLVLAQGAEVNAVDHCGCSAVMVAAACGQTMAVEFLLHKAKPDLTLVDVNNNTALHLACIKGHEMCALLILGEISDSSLINATNSALQMPLHIAARKGLATVVQVLLSRGAAVMAVDEEGHTPALACAPNKNVADCLALILSTMKPFSPREAGAGTASHFNPILKNCGIAATCGSSSNLCHA; this is encoded by the exons ATGGACCTACTTATTACTTCAg GTGCAAATGTCAACGCTAAGGACCAGTGTTTGCTGACTCCTTTACATCGAGCAGCTGCCTCTCGAAATGAA AAAGCTGTGGGGTTACTACTAAAGCACAGAGCGGAGGTCAACACACAGGACAAGTACTTGCATACACCTTTACACATGGCAGCTGCGAAGTGGGCCATAGGCTGCGCTCAAGCTCTGATACCACATGTGTGCGGCCTGGATGTTGCCGACAGGTCAGGAAGGACACCACTGCATCATGCAGCGCACAGCGGCCATGAAGAG TTGGTGAACTTGCTCCTGAGCAAAGGTGCCAATGTGAGTGCCAAAGATAAGAAGGAAAGGCAGGCAATCCACTGGGCTGCATACATTG GCCATGTGGAGGTTGTGAAGCTGCTGGTGTCTCACGGTGCTGATGTGATGTGCAAGGACAAATGTGGTTACACTCCGCTCCACGCTGCAGCTGCCAGTGGACAGTTAGACGTGGTCAAATATCTATTGAGACTGGTGGTGGAG ACTGATGAACCTAACGTTTTTGGGAACACAGCGCTCCACATGGCCTGTCACACGGGGCAGGACGCTGTGGCCACTGAACTGGTGAACTGTGGTGCCAACATCAATCAGCCCAACCACAACGGCAGCACGCCGCTGCATCTGTCTGCCGCCTCCTCCAGCGGGGTGCTGTGTCTCGAGCTGCTAATCAACAATGGTGCTGATGTCAACGTGCAG AATAAAGAAGGAAAGAGCCCTCTGCATATGGCTTCTATGCACGGGCGGTTCACGGGCTCCCAGATTCTGATCCAAAATG GCGGGGAGATTGACTGTGCTGATATGTTTGGAAACACGCCTCTTCATGTTGCTGCCAGATATGGTCAGGAGTTGCTGGTCAGCACTCTTCTGACAAACGGTGCTGATAAGACCAG ACAGGGGATTCATGGGATGCTTCCACTGCATTTGGCGGTGCTCTACGGATTTCCAGACTGTTGTCGAAAGTTACTGTCCAATG GCCATTTTTACATCATGCCGTCTCAAGTGCCGTCAACTGGGGATGATATAAACTTCTTAGACGACCACGGAAGGACTTGCCTGCATGCAGCTGCTTCTGGAgg AAATGTTGACTGTCTGAACTTGCTGTTAAATAGTGCTGCTGCTGAACTGGATGTAAAAGATCATTTGGGAAG ATCTCCTTTGCACTATGCTGCAGCTAACGGTAACAGCCAATGCACCATCTCCCTGGTGAGAGCCGGCGCGGAGGTCAATGAGCTGGATCTGACGGGTTGCAGCCCTCTGCACTAcgctgctgcttcacacaccTTTTGTGG AGAGGAAACGAACTCTGAGCCTGACCACAGTGAGGGAAAGGAACAAGAAGCCTCTCT gtgtttaGACTTCTTGCTTGACAGTGGGGCGAACCCAACTCTGAAGAACAGTAACGGTTACAGTGCCGTCCACTATGCAGCAGCTTACGGCAACAAACAGCATCTGGAACTG CTCCTGGAGATTTCGTTCAACTGTCTAGAAGAGGTTGAAAGTAATATTCCAGTCAGTCCTTTGCACTTAGCT GCGTATTATGGTCACCGTGAGGCACTGCGGTTGCTTTGTGAGACATTGGTGAGTCTGGATGTGCGGGACATTGAAGGCAGAACTGCCCTCCACCTGGCTGCTCGGAGAGGTTTTGCCCCATGTGTGGAGGTGCTGCTGAAGCATCAAGCCTCTTACACACTGAAGGAGCACAAGCGCAAGTGGACGGCTCTCCatgctgcag CTGCTGAGGGCCAAATGGACTGTCTGCTTTTATTGGTCAACGGGGAACAAAGTGCTGACATCATCGACAGTCCAGATACACAGGGACA GACGGCTCTCATGCTGGCAGCTTTGGGACGGCACACCGATTGCGTCCACATCCTGTTGGAGAAAGGAGCAAAGGCTGATGCTGCAGACAAAAAGGGCTTTACTGCATTACACAGAGCT GCCATGTTGGGCAGTGAGGACTGTGTATCTGCTCTGTTGGAACATGGGGCCTCTGCTCTGTGTAGAGACTCTCAGGGAAGGACCCCGCTGCACCTTGTAGCGTCCCGCGGCCACACGGAGCTACTTCGAACTTTGCTAAAAGCTGCTACGAAAGCTGACCCTCTGGACTCCATATTGGACTACAGAGGCTACACTCCCGCCCACTGGGCTGCCCACCACG GGCGTGAAGGATGTTTACACATTTTACTTGAAAACAATCTTTTTAGCAACCAGGAGGGAAATCTCTTCACCGCATTGCACTGTGCTCT AGTTAATGGACATGATGTTGCTGCTGGACTTCTAGTGAAGACTGTTGGCCCTCAAATTGTTAACGTTAGCGATGCCAAAGGAAG gaccCCGCTGCATGCTGCTGCTTATTCAGGAAATGTTGCTGGGCTCCAGCTGGTCCTGGCCCAGGGAGCTGAAGTCAATGCTGTGGATCATTGTGGATGCTCTGCTGTGATGGTTGCTGCTGCCTGCGGGCAGACTATGGCTGTTG aattcTTGCTGCACAAAGCGAAGCCAGACCTGACCCTGGTGGATGTCAATAATAACACTGCCCTTCACTTAGCCTGCATTAAg GGTCATGAGATGTGTGCCCTGTTGATCCTTGGAGAGATCAGCGACTCCTCCCTCATAAATGCAACAAACAGCGCTCTCCAAAT GCCCCTTCACATTGCAGCAAGGAAAGGCCTGGCGACTGTAGTGCAGGTGTTATTGAGCAGAGGAGCAGCAGTCATGGCTGTAGATGAGGAAG GCCACACGCCGGCTCTGGCCTGTGCCCCAAACAAGAACGTGGCAGACTGTCTGGCCCTGATCCTCTCCACCATGAAGCCTTTCTCACCGAGAGAGGCCGGCGCCGGTACAGCCTCTCACTTCAACCCCATCCTGAAGAACTGCGGCATTGCTGCCACCTGTGGGTCCAGCAGTAACTTGTGCCACGCCTAA